In the genome of Rhodoferax fermentans, one region contains:
- a CDS encoding magnesium transporter CorA family protein, with the protein MRIFAIHAGSVTENLGTTLEELRLPAPGFLWLSCNRAEFEQMQHRLQATLQRLCGLQLLNLHVSDLLNQQLPSRFDYTSQYDMLVFRRLAESQVDATLAPAAPRSSKRSGPPLLRRIDTRAVGLVVFDQLLLSVHPDDCSQRDSYAQRLLAAGGNPAPAALPEGHTAGARDLPGSPADLMLRLVNHMVDGFLALRRELSHQLDHWQTELIDPKTRFTNWRTVLDARQTLHQLDEICDDQRSAIQDWIEALKTWPQSEGHLGQQERDLLQVRSRDVLEHIDRVVHHVSQLERNAETAVQIHFNAQSHRTNEIMRTLTVLTAVFLPLNLIAGIFGMNFDFIPLLHRAYGFWLAMGSMGLIALGLIVFFWRKRYLDRSAAR; encoded by the coding sequence ATGCGCATCTTTGCCATCCACGCGGGCAGCGTGACGGAGAACCTCGGCACCACGCTGGAGGAGTTGCGCCTGCCCGCACCCGGCTTTCTGTGGCTCAGCTGCAACCGCGCCGAATTCGAGCAGATGCAACACAGACTGCAAGCCACACTGCAGCGTCTGTGTGGCCTGCAGTTGCTGAACCTGCATGTCTCTGATCTGCTGAACCAGCAGTTGCCCTCGCGCTTTGACTACACCTCGCAATACGACATGCTGGTGTTTCGCCGTCTGGCAGAAAGCCAGGTCGATGCGACCTTGGCGCCAGCTGCGCCACGCAGCAGCAAGCGCAGCGGGCCACCCCTGCTGCGGCGCATCGACACCCGGGCCGTCGGGCTGGTGGTGTTTGACCAGCTCTTGCTCAGTGTGCACCCGGACGACTGCAGCCAGCGCGACAGTTATGCCCAACGCCTGCTGGCCGCAGGTGGCAACCCGGCCCCAGCCGCTCTGCCCGAAGGCCACACAGCGGGCGCACGTGATTTGCCCGGCAGCCCGGCCGATTTGATGCTACGCCTCGTCAACCACATGGTCGACGGTTTCCTGGCCTTGCGCCGTGAACTCAGCCACCAGCTCGACCACTGGCAAACCGAGCTGATCGACCCCAAAACCCGTTTCACCAACTGGCGCACCGTGCTCGACGCGCGCCAGACCCTGCACCAGCTCGACGAAATCTGCGACGACCAGCGCAGCGCCATTCAGGACTGGATCGAAGCGCTGAAAACCTGGCCGCAGAGTGAAGGCCACCTGGGCCAGCAAGAGCGCGACCTGCTGCAGGTGCGCAGCCGCGATGTGCTGGAGCACATTGACCGGGTGGTGCACCATGTCAGCCAGCTGGAACGCAATGCCGAGACCGCAGTGCAGATCCACTTCAATGCGCAGAGCCACCGCACCAACGAGATCATGCGCACCCTGACCGTGCTGACGGCGGTGTTCCTGCCGCTGAACCTGATTGCCGGCATTTTTGGCATGAACTTCGACTTCATTCCGCTGTTGCACCGCGCCTATGGCTTTTGGCTGGCCATGGGCTCGATGGGCCTCATCGCGCTGGGCCTGATCGTCTTTTTTTGGCGCAAGCGTTACCTGGACCGCTCGGCGGCGCGCTAG